A window from Athalia rosae chromosome 5, iyAthRosa1.1, whole genome shotgun sequence encodes these proteins:
- the LOC105688174 gene encoding collagen alpha-2(IV) chain-like isoform X3, producing MHCKLLLLFVLVGCLSAQDTTTTESSTATSTTEQAATTTEAATSASTTAQAATTTEAATSASTTAQATTTTEPSTTTSAPTTTSAPTTSTTTRNPRRPFVPPFPGLHDWHHPRPPFPGGQRPIPRPPGGAPLIPGPQLFYDLLDNFQRSANAILPPPVRRGPGDFRNRRFPRQAESSDSEDNAAENPESSNLEIPKIPNLPEIPQIPNNPGIPKIPNIPGIPKIPNLPDLTNFFDAIFPKSLRRGTGDSENRRLPRQAESSDSEENEAANLELYLWSLGIPNSPMDVFSRWTDEVIPPYFRPWGVRLPRQAESSDSEDNAAENPESSNLEIPEIPNLPETPKIPNLPEIPKIPSLPGIPKIPNIPGIPKIPNLPDLTNFFDAIFPMSLRARTGDSENRRLPRQAESSDSEDNAAENPESSDLEIPEIPDLPEIPKIPNLPEIPKIPNLPGIPKIPNIPGIPKIPNIPGIPKIPNLPGIPSEYLDFFNSRYNPRFPRQAESSNNSNIEDNTAENPNFSVSLDLTIPRIPNLPFNPFFRGMEGTFNEARKRVASTISSQQDLPAAIQEAVQNGLSSANPIEAIRRIVSTIVGVYRNVALNCPFAVVGGYLLRESLYLTSAVLTTIANVSGRIDGVA from the exons ATGCACTGCAAGCTTCTCTTACTCTTCGTTCTAGTGGGCTGCTTGTCAGCCCAGGACACTACG ACGACCGAATCATCTACCGCAACTTCTACCACTGAGCAAGCAGCTACG ACGACCGAAGCAGCTACTAGTGCTTCTACTACTGCGCAAGCAGCTACG aCGACCGAAGCAGCTACTAGTGCTTCTACTACTGCGCAAGCAACTACG ACAACCGAACCATCTACTACAACTTCCGCACCTACAACAACATCCGCACCTACAACATCAACTACG ACTAGGAACCCAAGACGGCCCTTCGTACCACCTTTTCCTGGTTTGCATGATTGGCACCATCCCCGACCACCTTTTCCAGGAGGTCAACGTCCCATTCCTCGCCCTCCTGGTGGGGCTCCTCTGATTCCGGGACCACAGCTCTTCTACGATTTATTGGATAATTTTCAGCGTTCGGCCAATGCGATACTCCCTCCACCTGTCAGGCGTGGGCCAGGTGATTTCAGAAATCGTAGATTCCCCAGACAGGCGGAGTCTTCAGATTCCGAAGACAATGCGGCAGAGAACCCTGAATCGTCGAATCTAGAAATCCCCAAAATCCCAAACTTGCCGGAAATTCCCCAAATCCCGAATAATCCAGGAATACCAAAAATCCCGAACATTCCAGGAATTCCCAAAATTCCGAATTTGCCTGATCTTACGAATTTCTTCGATGCGATATTCCCCAAATCTCTCAGACGCGGAACTGGTGATTCCGAAAATCGGAGACTTCCTAGACAGGCGGAGTCTTCAGATTCCGAAGAAAACGAGGCGGCCAACCTTGAATTGTATCTCTGGAGTCTTGGAATCCCAAATTCGCCAATGGACGTTTTTTCACGTTGGACCGACGAGGTGATTCCTCCATATTTCAGACCCTGGGGGGTCAGACTTCCTAGACAGGCAGAGTCTTCAGATTCCGAAGACAATGCGGCAGAGAACCCTGAATCGTCGAATCTAGAAATCCCCGAAATCCCAAATTTGCCGGAAACCCCCAAAATCCCAAACTTGCCGGAAATTCCCAAAATCCCGAGTTTACCAGGAATACCGAAAATCCCGAATATTCCAGGAATTCCCAAAATCCCCAATTTGCCTGATCTTACAAATTTCTTCGATGCGATATTCCCCATGTCTCTCAGAGCTCGAACTGGTGATTCCGAAAATCGTAGACTTCCTAGACAGGCAGAGTCCTCAGATTCCGAGGACAATGCGGCGGAGAACCCTGAATCATCGGATCTAGAAATTCCCGAAATCCCAGATTTGCCAGAAATCCCCAAAATCCCAAATTTACCGGAAATACCAAAAATCCCGAATTTACCAGGAATACCAAAAATCCCGAATATTCCAGGAATACCAAAAATCCCGAATATTCCAGGAATCCCAAAAATCCCAAATTTGCCAGGGATTCCTTCGGAGTACTTGGATTTCTTCAATTCCAGATATAATCCTAGATTTCCCAGACAGGCGGAGTCCTCAAataactcgaatatcgaagacAATACGGCGGAGAATCCTAATTTTTCGGTTTCCTTGGATCTCACAATCCCCAGAATCCCAAATTTGCCATTCAACCCATTTTTCCGCGGGATGGAAGGTACGTTCAACGAGGCAAGGAAAAGAGTAGCTAGCACGATCAGCTCACAGCAAGATCTGCCCGCTGCTATCCAAGAAGCTGTTCAGAACGGACTTAGCAGCGCCAATCCGATCGAAGCCATAAGGCGGATCGTCTCAACGATCGTGGGGGTCTACAGAAACGTCGCCCTGAACTGCCCCTTCGCCGTCGTCGGTGGGTACCTTCTGCGCGAGAGTTTATATTTGACTTCGGCTGTCCTCACAACCATAGCTAACGTGTCCGGGAGAATCGATGGTGTAGCCTAA
- the LOC105688174 gene encoding protein app1-like isoform X6 — MHCKLLLLFVLVGCLSAQDTTTTESSTATSTTEQAATTTEAATSASTTEQATTTTEAATSASTTAQAATTTEAATSASTTAQATTTTEPSTTTSAPTTTSAPTTSTTTRNPRRPFVPPFPGLHDWHHPRPPFPGGQRPIPRPPGGAPLIPGPQLFYDLLDNFQRSANAILPPPVRRGPGDFRNRRFPRQAESSDSEDNAAENPESSNLEIPKIPNLPEIPQIPNNPGIPKIPNIPGIPKIPNLPDLTNFFDAIFPKSLRRGTGDSENRRLPRQAESSDSEENEAANLELYLWSLGIPNSPMDVFSRWTDEVIPPYFRPWGVRLPRQAESSDSEDNAAENPESSDLEIPEIPDLPEIPKIPNLPEIPKIPNLPGIPKIPNIPGIPKIPNIPGIPKIPNLPGIPSEYLDFFNSRYNPRFPRQAESSNNSNIEDNTAENPNFSVSLDLTIPRIPNLPFNPFFRGMEGTFNEARKRVASTISSQQDLPAAIQEAVQNGLSSANPIEAIRRIVSTIVGVYRNVALNCPFAVVGGYLLRESLYLTSAVLTTIANVSGRIDGVA, encoded by the exons ATGCACTGCAAGCTTCTCTTACTCTTCGTTCTAGTGGGCTGCTTGTCAGCCCAGGACACTACG ACGACCGAATCATCTACCGCAACTTCTACCACTGAGCAAGCAGCTACG ACGACCGAAGCAGCTACTAGTGCTTCTACCACTGAGCAAGCAACTACG ACGACCGAAGCAGCTACTAGTGCTTCTACTACTGCGCAAGCAGCTACG aCGACCGAAGCAGCTACTAGTGCTTCTACTACTGCGCAAGCAACTACG ACAACCGAACCATCTACTACAACTTCCGCACCTACAACAACATCCGCACCTACAACATCAACTACG ACTAGGAACCCAAGACGGCCCTTCGTACCACCTTTTCCTGGTTTGCATGATTGGCACCATCCCCGACCACCTTTTCCAGGAGGTCAACGTCCCATTCCTCGCCCTCCTGGTGGGGCTCCTCTGATTCCGGGACCACAGCTCTTCTACGATTTATTGGATAATTTTCAGCGTTCGGCCAATGCGATACTCCCTCCACCTGTCAGGCGTGGGCCAGGTGATTTCAGAAATCGTAGATTCCCCAGACAGGCGGAGTCTTCAGATTCCGAAGACAATGCGGCAGAGAACCCTGAATCGTCGAATCTAGAAATCCCCAAAATCCCAAACTTGCCGGAAATTCCCCAAATCCCGAATAATCCAGGAATACCAAAAATCCCGAACATTCCAGGAATTCCCAAAATTCCGAATTTGCCTGATCTTACGAATTTCTTCGATGCGATATTCCCCAAATCTCTCAGACGCGGAACTGGTGATTCCGAAAATCGGAGACTTCCTAGACAGGCGGAGTCTTCAGATTCCGAAGAAAACGAGGCGGCCAACCTTGAATTGTATCTCTGGAGTCTTGGAATCCCAAATTCGCCAATGGACGTTTTTTCACGTTGGACCGACGAGGTGATTCCTCCATATTTCAGACCCTGGGGGGTCAGACTTCCTAGACAG GCAGAGTCCTCAGATTCCGAGGACAATGCGGCGGAGAACCCTGAATCATCGGATCTAGAAATTCCCGAAATCCCAGATTTGCCAGAAATCCCCAAAATCCCAAATTTACCGGAAATACCAAAAATCCCGAATTTACCAGGAATACCAAAAATCCCGAATATTCCAGGAATACCAAAAATCCCGAATATTCCAGGAATCCCAAAAATCCCAAATTTGCCAGGGATTCCTTCGGAGTACTTGGATTTCTTCAATTCCAGATATAATCCTAGATTTCCCAGACAGGCGGAGTCCTCAAataactcgaatatcgaagacAATACGGCGGAGAATCCTAATTTTTCGGTTTCCTTGGATCTCACAATCCCCAGAATCCCAAATTTGCCATTCAACCCATTTTTCCGCGGGATGGAAGGTACGTTCAACGAGGCAAGGAAAAGAGTAGCTAGCACGATCAGCTCACAGCAAGATCTGCCCGCTGCTATCCAAGAAGCTGTTCAGAACGGACTTAGCAGCGCCAATCCGATCGAAGCCATAAGGCGGATCGTCTCAACGATCGTGGGGGTCTACAGAAACGTCGCCCTGAACTGCCCCTTCGCCGTCGTCGGTGGGTACCTTCTGCGCGAGAGTTTATATTTGACTTCGGCTGTCCTCACAACCATAGCTAACGTGTCCGGGAGAATCGATGGTGTAGCCTAA
- the LOC105688174 gene encoding collagen alpha-2(IV) chain-like isoform X5, whose translation MHCKLLLLFVLVGCLSAQDTTTTESSTATSTTEQAATTTEAATSASTTAQATTTTEPSTTTSAPTTTSAPTTSTTTRNPRRPFVPPFPGLHDWHHPRPPFPGGQRPIPRPPGGAPLIPGPQLFYDLLDNFQRSANAILPPPVRRGPGDFRNRRFPRQAESSDSEDNAAENPESSNLEIPKIPNLPEIPQIPNNPGIPKIPNIPGIPKIPNLPDLTNFFDAIFPKSLRRGTGDSENRRLPRQAESSDSEENEAANLELYLWSLGIPNSPMDVFSRWTDEVIPPYFRPWGVRLPRQAESSDSEDNAAENPESSNLEIPEIPNLPETPKIPNLPEIPKIPSLPGIPKIPNIPGIPKIPNLPDLTNFFDAIFPMSLRARTGDSENRRLPRQAESSDSEDNAAENPESSDLEIPEIPDLPEIPKIPNLPEIPKIPNLPGIPKIPNIPGIPKIPNIPGIPKIPNLPGIPSEYLDFFNSRYNPRFPRQAESSNNSNIEDNTAENPNFSVSLDLTIPRIPNLPFNPFFRGMEGTFNEARKRVASTISSQQDLPAAIQEAVQNGLSSANPIEAIRRIVSTIVGVYRNVALNCPFAVVGGYLLRESLYLTSAVLTTIANVSGRIDGVA comes from the exons ATGCACTGCAAGCTTCTCTTACTCTTCGTTCTAGTGGGCTGCTTGTCAGCCCAGGACACTACG ACGACCGAATCATCTACCGCAACTTCTACCACTGAGCAAGCAGCTACG aCGACCGAAGCAGCTACTAGTGCTTCTACTACTGCGCAAGCAACTACG ACAACCGAACCATCTACTACAACTTCCGCACCTACAACAACATCCGCACCTACAACATCAACTACG ACTAGGAACCCAAGACGGCCCTTCGTACCACCTTTTCCTGGTTTGCATGATTGGCACCATCCCCGACCACCTTTTCCAGGAGGTCAACGTCCCATTCCTCGCCCTCCTGGTGGGGCTCCTCTGATTCCGGGACCACAGCTCTTCTACGATTTATTGGATAATTTTCAGCGTTCGGCCAATGCGATACTCCCTCCACCTGTCAGGCGTGGGCCAGGTGATTTCAGAAATCGTAGATTCCCCAGACAGGCGGAGTCTTCAGATTCCGAAGACAATGCGGCAGAGAACCCTGAATCGTCGAATCTAGAAATCCCCAAAATCCCAAACTTGCCGGAAATTCCCCAAATCCCGAATAATCCAGGAATACCAAAAATCCCGAACATTCCAGGAATTCCCAAAATTCCGAATTTGCCTGATCTTACGAATTTCTTCGATGCGATATTCCCCAAATCTCTCAGACGCGGAACTGGTGATTCCGAAAATCGGAGACTTCCTAGACAGGCGGAGTCTTCAGATTCCGAAGAAAACGAGGCGGCCAACCTTGAATTGTATCTCTGGAGTCTTGGAATCCCAAATTCGCCAATGGACGTTTTTTCACGTTGGACCGACGAGGTGATTCCTCCATATTTCAGACCCTGGGGGGTCAGACTTCCTAGACAGGCAGAGTCTTCAGATTCCGAAGACAATGCGGCAGAGAACCCTGAATCGTCGAATCTAGAAATCCCCGAAATCCCAAATTTGCCGGAAACCCCCAAAATCCCAAACTTGCCGGAAATTCCCAAAATCCCGAGTTTACCAGGAATACCGAAAATCCCGAATATTCCAGGAATTCCCAAAATCCCCAATTTGCCTGATCTTACAAATTTCTTCGATGCGATATTCCCCATGTCTCTCAGAGCTCGAACTGGTGATTCCGAAAATCGTAGACTTCCTAGACAGGCAGAGTCCTCAGATTCCGAGGACAATGCGGCGGAGAACCCTGAATCATCGGATCTAGAAATTCCCGAAATCCCAGATTTGCCAGAAATCCCCAAAATCCCAAATTTACCGGAAATACCAAAAATCCCGAATTTACCAGGAATACCAAAAATCCCGAATATTCCAGGAATACCAAAAATCCCGAATATTCCAGGAATCCCAAAAATCCCAAATTTGCCAGGGATTCCTTCGGAGTACTTGGATTTCTTCAATTCCAGATATAATCCTAGATTTCCCAGACAGGCGGAGTCCTCAAataactcgaatatcgaagacAATACGGCGGAGAATCCTAATTTTTCGGTTTCCTTGGATCTCACAATCCCCAGAATCCCAAATTTGCCATTCAACCCATTTTTCCGCGGGATGGAAGGTACGTTCAACGAGGCAAGGAAAAGAGTAGCTAGCACGATCAGCTCACAGCAAGATCTGCCCGCTGCTATCCAAGAAGCTGTTCAGAACGGACTTAGCAGCGCCAATCCGATCGAAGCCATAAGGCGGATCGTCTCAACGATCGTGGGGGTCTACAGAAACGTCGCCCTGAACTGCCCCTTCGCCGTCGTCGGTGGGTACCTTCTGCGCGAGAGTTTATATTTGACTTCGGCTGTCCTCACAACCATAGCTAACGTGTCCGGGAGAATCGATGGTGTAGCCTAA
- the LOC105688174 gene encoding collagen alpha-2(IV) chain-like isoform X2, producing MHCKLLLLFVLVGCLSAQDTTTTESSTATSTTEQAATTTEAATSASTTEQATTTTEAATSASTTAQATTTTEPSTTTSAPTTTSAPTTSTTTRNPRRPFVPPFPGLHDWHHPRPPFPGGQRPIPRPPGGAPLIPGPQLFYDLLDNFQRSANAILPPPVRRGPGDFRNRRFPRQAESSDSEDNAAENPESSNLEIPKIPNLPEIPQIPNNPGIPKIPNIPGIPKIPNLPDLTNFFDAIFPKSLRRGTGDSENRRLPRQAESSDSEENEAANLELYLWSLGIPNSPMDVFSRWTDEVIPPYFRPWGVRLPRQAESSDSEDNAAENPESSNLEIPEIPNLPETPKIPNLPEIPKIPSLPGIPKIPNIPGIPKIPNLPDLTNFFDAIFPMSLRARTGDSENRRLPRQAESSDSEDNAAENPESSDLEIPEIPDLPEIPKIPNLPEIPKIPNLPGIPKIPNIPGIPKIPNIPGIPKIPNLPGIPSEYLDFFNSRYNPRFPRQAESSNNSNIEDNTAENPNFSVSLDLTIPRIPNLPFNPFFRGMEGTFNEARKRVASTISSQQDLPAAIQEAVQNGLSSANPIEAIRRIVSTIVGVYRNVALNCPFAVVGGYLLRESLYLTSAVLTTIANVSGRIDGVA from the exons ATGCACTGCAAGCTTCTCTTACTCTTCGTTCTAGTGGGCTGCTTGTCAGCCCAGGACACTACG ACGACCGAATCATCTACCGCAACTTCTACCACTGAGCAAGCAGCTACG ACGACCGAAGCAGCTACTAGTGCTTCTACCACTGAGCAAGCAACTACG aCGACCGAAGCAGCTACTAGTGCTTCTACTACTGCGCAAGCAACTACG ACAACCGAACCATCTACTACAACTTCCGCACCTACAACAACATCCGCACCTACAACATCAACTACG ACTAGGAACCCAAGACGGCCCTTCGTACCACCTTTTCCTGGTTTGCATGATTGGCACCATCCCCGACCACCTTTTCCAGGAGGTCAACGTCCCATTCCTCGCCCTCCTGGTGGGGCTCCTCTGATTCCGGGACCACAGCTCTTCTACGATTTATTGGATAATTTTCAGCGTTCGGCCAATGCGATACTCCCTCCACCTGTCAGGCGTGGGCCAGGTGATTTCAGAAATCGTAGATTCCCCAGACAGGCGGAGTCTTCAGATTCCGAAGACAATGCGGCAGAGAACCCTGAATCGTCGAATCTAGAAATCCCCAAAATCCCAAACTTGCCGGAAATTCCCCAAATCCCGAATAATCCAGGAATACCAAAAATCCCGAACATTCCAGGAATTCCCAAAATTCCGAATTTGCCTGATCTTACGAATTTCTTCGATGCGATATTCCCCAAATCTCTCAGACGCGGAACTGGTGATTCCGAAAATCGGAGACTTCCTAGACAGGCGGAGTCTTCAGATTCCGAAGAAAACGAGGCGGCCAACCTTGAATTGTATCTCTGGAGTCTTGGAATCCCAAATTCGCCAATGGACGTTTTTTCACGTTGGACCGACGAGGTGATTCCTCCATATTTCAGACCCTGGGGGGTCAGACTTCCTAGACAGGCAGAGTCTTCAGATTCCGAAGACAATGCGGCAGAGAACCCTGAATCGTCGAATCTAGAAATCCCCGAAATCCCAAATTTGCCGGAAACCCCCAAAATCCCAAACTTGCCGGAAATTCCCAAAATCCCGAGTTTACCAGGAATACCGAAAATCCCGAATATTCCAGGAATTCCCAAAATCCCCAATTTGCCTGATCTTACAAATTTCTTCGATGCGATATTCCCCATGTCTCTCAGAGCTCGAACTGGTGATTCCGAAAATCGTAGACTTCCTAGACAGGCAGAGTCCTCAGATTCCGAGGACAATGCGGCGGAGAACCCTGAATCATCGGATCTAGAAATTCCCGAAATCCCAGATTTGCCAGAAATCCCCAAAATCCCAAATTTACCGGAAATACCAAAAATCCCGAATTTACCAGGAATACCAAAAATCCCGAATATTCCAGGAATACCAAAAATCCCGAATATTCCAGGAATCCCAAAAATCCCAAATTTGCCAGGGATTCCTTCGGAGTACTTGGATTTCTTCAATTCCAGATATAATCCTAGATTTCCCAGACAGGCGGAGTCCTCAAataactcgaatatcgaagacAATACGGCGGAGAATCCTAATTTTTCGGTTTCCTTGGATCTCACAATCCCCAGAATCCCAAATTTGCCATTCAACCCATTTTTCCGCGGGATGGAAGGTACGTTCAACGAGGCAAGGAAAAGAGTAGCTAGCACGATCAGCTCACAGCAAGATCTGCCCGCTGCTATCCAAGAAGCTGTTCAGAACGGACTTAGCAGCGCCAATCCGATCGAAGCCATAAGGCGGATCGTCTCAACGATCGTGGGGGTCTACAGAAACGTCGCCCTGAACTGCCCCTTCGCCGTCGTCGGTGGGTACCTTCTGCGCGAGAGTTTATATTTGACTTCGGCTGTCCTCACAACCATAGCTAACGTGTCCGGGAGAATCGATGGTGTAGCCTAA
- the LOC105688174 gene encoding proteoglycan 4-like isoform X1, giving the protein MHCKLLLLFVLVGCLSAQDTTTTESSTATSTTEQAATTTEAATSASTTEQATTTTEAATSASTTAQAATTTEAATSASTTAQATTTTEPSTTTSAPTTTSAPTTSTTTRNPRRPFVPPFPGLHDWHHPRPPFPGGQRPIPRPPGGAPLIPGPQLFYDLLDNFQRSANAILPPPVRRGPGDFRNRRFPRQAESSDSEDNAAENPESSNLEIPKIPNLPEIPQIPNNPGIPKIPNIPGIPKIPNLPDLTNFFDAIFPKSLRRGTGDSENRRLPRQAESSDSEENEAANLELYLWSLGIPNSPMDVFSRWTDEVIPPYFRPWGVRLPRQAESSDSEDNAAENPESSNLEIPEIPNLPETPKIPNLPEIPKIPSLPGIPKIPNIPGIPKIPNLPDLTNFFDAIFPMSLRARTGDSENRRLPRQAESSDSEDNAAENPESSDLEIPEIPDLPEIPKIPNLPEIPKIPNLPGIPKIPNIPGIPKIPNIPGIPKIPNLPGIPSEYLDFFNSRYNPRFPRQAESSNNSNIEDNTAENPNFSVSLDLTIPRIPNLPFNPFFRGMEGTFNEARKRVASTISSQQDLPAAIQEAVQNGLSSANPIEAIRRIVSTIVGVYRNVALNCPFAVVGGYLLRESLYLTSAVLTTIANVSGRIDGVA; this is encoded by the exons ATGCACTGCAAGCTTCTCTTACTCTTCGTTCTAGTGGGCTGCTTGTCAGCCCAGGACACTACG ACGACCGAATCATCTACCGCAACTTCTACCACTGAGCAAGCAGCTACG ACGACCGAAGCAGCTACTAGTGCTTCTACCACTGAGCAAGCAACTACG ACGACCGAAGCAGCTACTAGTGCTTCTACTACTGCGCAAGCAGCTACG aCGACCGAAGCAGCTACTAGTGCTTCTACTACTGCGCAAGCAACTACG ACAACCGAACCATCTACTACAACTTCCGCACCTACAACAACATCCGCACCTACAACATCAACTACG ACTAGGAACCCAAGACGGCCCTTCGTACCACCTTTTCCTGGTTTGCATGATTGGCACCATCCCCGACCACCTTTTCCAGGAGGTCAACGTCCCATTCCTCGCCCTCCTGGTGGGGCTCCTCTGATTCCGGGACCACAGCTCTTCTACGATTTATTGGATAATTTTCAGCGTTCGGCCAATGCGATACTCCCTCCACCTGTCAGGCGTGGGCCAGGTGATTTCAGAAATCGTAGATTCCCCAGACAGGCGGAGTCTTCAGATTCCGAAGACAATGCGGCAGAGAACCCTGAATCGTCGAATCTAGAAATCCCCAAAATCCCAAACTTGCCGGAAATTCCCCAAATCCCGAATAATCCAGGAATACCAAAAATCCCGAACATTCCAGGAATTCCCAAAATTCCGAATTTGCCTGATCTTACGAATTTCTTCGATGCGATATTCCCCAAATCTCTCAGACGCGGAACTGGTGATTCCGAAAATCGGAGACTTCCTAGACAGGCGGAGTCTTCAGATTCCGAAGAAAACGAGGCGGCCAACCTTGAATTGTATCTCTGGAGTCTTGGAATCCCAAATTCGCCAATGGACGTTTTTTCACGTTGGACCGACGAGGTGATTCCTCCATATTTCAGACCCTGGGGGGTCAGACTTCCTAGACAGGCAGAGTCTTCAGATTCCGAAGACAATGCGGCAGAGAACCCTGAATCGTCGAATCTAGAAATCCCCGAAATCCCAAATTTGCCGGAAACCCCCAAAATCCCAAACTTGCCGGAAATTCCCAAAATCCCGAGTTTACCAGGAATACCGAAAATCCCGAATATTCCAGGAATTCCCAAAATCCCCAATTTGCCTGATCTTACAAATTTCTTCGATGCGATATTCCCCATGTCTCTCAGAGCTCGAACTGGTGATTCCGAAAATCGTAGACTTCCTAGACAGGCAGAGTCCTCAGATTCCGAGGACAATGCGGCGGAGAACCCTGAATCATCGGATCTAGAAATTCCCGAAATCCCAGATTTGCCAGAAATCCCCAAAATCCCAAATTTACCGGAAATACCAAAAATCCCGAATTTACCAGGAATACCAAAAATCCCGAATATTCCAGGAATACCAAAAATCCCGAATATTCCAGGAATCCCAAAAATCCCAAATTTGCCAGGGATTCCTTCGGAGTACTTGGATTTCTTCAATTCCAGATATAATCCTAGATTTCCCAGACAGGCGGAGTCCTCAAataactcgaatatcgaagacAATACGGCGGAGAATCCTAATTTTTCGGTTTCCTTGGATCTCACAATCCCCAGAATCCCAAATTTGCCATTCAACCCATTTTTCCGCGGGATGGAAGGTACGTTCAACGAGGCAAGGAAAAGAGTAGCTAGCACGATCAGCTCACAGCAAGATCTGCCCGCTGCTATCCAAGAAGCTGTTCAGAACGGACTTAGCAGCGCCAATCCGATCGAAGCCATAAGGCGGATCGTCTCAACGATCGTGGGGGTCTACAGAAACGTCGCCCTGAACTGCCCCTTCGCCGTCGTCGGTGGGTACCTTCTGCGCGAGAGTTTATATTTGACTTCGGCTGTCCTCACAACCATAGCTAACGTGTCCGGGAGAATCGATGGTGTAGCCTAA